AGATCGCCTTCTGGGCCGTCCCGTTCGGGATCGTCGGCGGGCGGGTCTACCACGTGCTGAGCTCGCCGGACGCGTACTTCGGCCCCGGGGGGGACCCGTGGCGCGCCGTGGCGATCTGGGAGGGCGGCCTGGGGATCTGGGGCGCGGTCGCGCTCGGTGCGGTCGGTGCCTGGATCGGGTGCCGCCGGCAGGGCGTGCGCCTCGCGCCGTTCGCCGACGCGCTCGCGCCGGGCCTGCTCGTCGCGCAGGCGGTCGGACGGCTCGGCAACTGGTTCAACCAGGAGCTGTTCGGCGGCCCCACCACGCTGCCGTGGGGCCTGCAGATCGACGACGCGCACCTGCCCGCGGGCTACGACCCGGGGACGCTGTTCCACCCGACGTTCCTCTACGAGCTGCTCTGGAACCTCGCCGCCGCCGCGGTGCTCGTCGTGCTGGACCGCCGTCTGAGGCTCGGCCACGGTCGCGTATTCTGGCTCTACGTCGTCCTCTACACCGCAGGACGGCTCTGGATCGAGCTGCTGCGCATCGACCCCGCCGAGACGATCGGACCGTTCCGCCTCAACGTCTGGACGTCGATCATCGTGGGTCTCGGGGCGCTGGTAGCGTTCGTCGTGGTCGGACGCCGGCATCCCGGACGCGAGACGACTCTCCTGCTGGATCCACCGGCGCCGCAGGAGCACGAGGAGAGCTCACCGACGACCGACCGCTGACCGCGGTCCGGTGTGTGAGCCACCTCACACTGCGCGACGAGTCCGCCCGGAGAAGCGGCGGGTATCGTCGCCACGCGTTTGGGCCAACGACGTCCCACGTTTCCCCCATGTTCGTGCTACACCCCGGTTACGGGGTTCGTGAGGACGGTACTGATGCCCACGTCGCCCGTGAGCCACGGCGCTCTTCGTGCGCCGTCGTCGCAGGGTCTGTACGACGCTGCCGCCGAGCGTGACGCCTGCGGTTTCGCGTTCGTCGCCACCCTGCGCGGCACGCCGGGGCGCGACATCGTCGACGCCGGCCTGACCGCCCTGCTCAACCTCGACCACCGTGGCGCGGTCGGCGCCGAGGAGAACAGCGGCGACGGCGCGGGGATCCTCACGCAGATCCCCGACGCGTTCCTGCGCGACGTCGTCGACGCCGAGCTGCCGCCCGCGGGTCACTACGCGATCGGCATGGCGTTCCTCCCGGTCGACGCCGACGAGCAGTCCGCCGCCGTGCGGGCCATCGAGGCGATCGCGGTCGAGGAGAAGCTCGACGTCCTCGCGTGGCGCGACATCGCCGTGACGCCCGAGCTCGTGGGCCCCACGGCGCGCGGCTCCATGCCCGTGTTCCGTCAGCTCGTCGTCGCCGACCCGTCGCGTGAGCTCGCGGGCGTCGACCTCGACCGTCGTGCGTTCCGCCTGCGCAAGCGCGCCGAGCGCGAGGTCGACGTGTACTTCGCGTCGCTGTCCGCGCGCACGCTCGCGTACAAGGGCATGCTCACGCCCGGTCAGCTCGAGCCGTTCTTCGCGGACCTGTCCGACCCGCGCTACGCCTCCGAGCTCGCGCTCGTGCACTCGCGCTTCTCGACGAACACGTTCCCGTCGTGGCCGCTCGCCCAGCCGTTCCGGCTGCTCGCGCACAACGGCGAGATCAACACGGTGCGCGGCAACCGCAACTGGATGGCCGCGCGCGAGGGCACGCTCGCGAGCGAGGCGCTCGGCGACCTCGCGCCGCTCCTGCCCATCTGCACCCCGGGCGGGAGCGACTCGGGCAGCTTCGACGAGGTGCTCGAGCTGCTGCACCTCGCGGGCCGCTCGCTGCCGCACGCGATCATGATGATGATCCCGGAGGCGTGGGAGAACCACGCCCAGATGGACCCCGCACGGCGCGCGTTCTACGAGTACCACTCGACGCTGATGGAGCCGTGGGACGGCCCGGCGGCGATGACGTTCACCGACGGGACGCTCGTCGGCTCGGTCCAGGACCGCAACGGGCTGCGCCCGGGCCGCTTCTGGGTCACCGAGGACGGGCTCGTCGTGATGGCCAGCGAGGCCGGCGTGCTCGACATCGACCCCGCGACGGTCGTCCGCAAGGGCCGCCTCGAGCCCGGCAAGATGTTCCTCGTCGACACCGGCCAGGGCCGGATCATCGAGGACTCGGAGATCAAGGCCCAGCTCGCCGCGCAGCGCCCGTACGACGAGTGGATGCGCGAGCACTCCGTGTCGCTCGACCAGCTGCCCGAGCGCGAGCACGTCGCGCACTCGGCCGCGTCGGTGCGCCGTCGCCAGCGGGCGTTCGGGTACACCGAGGAGGAGCTCAAGATCATCCTGTCGCCGATCGCGGCGACAGGCGCCGAGCCGCTCGGTGCGATGGGCTCCGACACGCCGGTCGCGGTGCTGTCCAGCCGTCCGCGCCTGCTGTTCGACTACTTCACGCAGATGTTCGCGCAGGTCACGAACCCGCCGCTGGACGCCATCCGCGAGGAGCTCGTGACGTCGATCGGCGGGGCGATCGGCCCCGAGCCGAACCTGCTCGACGACACCCCGCTGCACGCCCGCAAGCTCATGCTGCCGTTCCCCGTGATCGACAACGACGAGCTCGCGAAGATCGTGCGCATCGACAAGGACCCGCGCCTCGCGGGGATCTTCCGCGCGATCACCGTCCGGGGCCTGTACCGGGTCGACGGCGGGGGAGCGGCGCTCGAGGCGCGCCTCGAGGAGATCTTCGCGGAGGTCGACGCCGCGGTCGCGAACGGCGTGAGCTTCATCGTGCTGTCGGACCGTGACGGCGACGCCGACCTCGCGCCGATCCCGTCGCTGCTGCTGTCCAGCGCCGTCCACCACCACCTCCTGCGCCGGCACACGCGCACGCAGGTCTCGCTCGTCGTCGAGGCCGGCGACGTGCGCGAGGTGCACCACGTTGCGCTGCTCATCGGGTACGGCGCCGCCGCGGTCAACCCGTACCTCGCCATGGAGACCGTCGAGGACCTCGCGCGCAGCGCGTACGTGCCGGGCGTGGAGCCGGAGCAGGCGGTCAAGAACCTCATCAAGGCGCTCGGCAAGGGCGTCCTCAAGGTCATGTCGAAGATGGGCATCTCGACCATCGCGTCCTACCGCGGCGCGCAGGTCTTCGAGGCCATCGGCCTGTCGGCGGCGCTCGTCGACCGGTACTTCGCAGGCACGACGAGCCGGCTCGGCGGCATCGGCCTGGACGTCATCGCGGCCGAGGTCGCGGCGCGGCACGCCGACGCCTACCCGGCGAGCGGGAACCGTCTGCCGCACCAGCGCCTCGCGGTCGGGGGCGAGTACCAGTGGCGCCGCGACGGCGAGGACCACCTGTTCGACCCGGAGACGGTCTTCCGGCTCCAGCACGCGACCCGCACGCGCCAGTTCGACGTGTTCCGGCAGTACTCGGACCGCGTCAACGAGCAGGCGTCGCGCCTCATGACGATGCGCGGGCTCCTCACGTTCAAGGAGGGCGCGCGCCCGCCGGTGCCGCTCGAGGAGGTCGAGCCGGCGTCGGAGATCGTCAAGCGGTTCAGCACGGGCGCCATGTCCTACGGCTCGATCTCGGCCGAGGCGCACGAGACCCTCGCGGTCGCGATGAACCAGCTCGGTGCGAAGTCGAACACCGGTGAGGGCGGCGAGGACGCCGAGCGCCTGCACGACCCGGTGCGCCGCAGCGCGATCAAGCAGATCGCGTCGGGCCGGTTCGGCGTGACGTCGGAGTACCTGACCAACGCGGACGACATCCAGATCAAGCTCGCGCAGGGCGCCAAGCCCGGCGAGGGCGGGCAGCTGCCCGGTCACAAGGTGTACCCGTGGGTCGCCAAGACGCGGCACTCGACGCCCGGCGTCGGGCTCATCTCGCCGCCGCCGCACCACGACATCTACTCGATCGAGGACCTCGCGCAGCTGATCCACGACGCCAAGAACGCGAACCCGTCGGCGCGCGTGCACGTCAAGCTCGTGAGCGAGTTCGGCGTCGGCACGGTCGCGGCCGGTGTCGCGAAGGCGCACTCGGACGTCGTGCTGATCTCGGGCCACGACGGCGGCACGGGTGCCAGCCCGCTCACGTCGCTCAAGCACGCCGGGACGCCCTGGGAGATCGGCCTCGCCGAGACCCAGCAGACGCTCGTGCTCAACAACCTGCGCGACCGCGTGGTGGTGCAGGTCGACGGCCAGCTCAAGACGGGCCGCGACGTGCTCGTCGGCGCGCTGCTGGGCGCCGAGGAGTTCGGCTTCGCCACGGCCCCGCTCGTGGTCTCGGGCTGCATCATGATGCGCGTCTGCCACCTCGACACGTGCCCGGTCGGCGTCGCGACGCAGAACCCGGAGCTGCGTGCGCGGTTCAACGGCCGGCCGGAGTTCGTCGTCAACTTCTTCGAGTTCATCGCCGAGGAGGTCCGCGAGCTGCTCGCACGCCTGGGCTTCCGCACGCTGCTCGAGGCCGTCGGCCACGTCGAGATGCTCGACACCCGGCCGGTCATCGACCACTGGAAGGCCGCAGGGCTCGACCTGTCGCCCGTGCTGGCCGTCCCGGAGCCCGAGCCGGGCTCGGCGCTGCACAACACGCAGGGCCAGGACCACGGCCTCGAGCGCGCGCTCGACAACCAGTTCATCGCGCTCGCCGGCGACGCCCTTGAGCGGGGCGAGCCGGTGCGCATCGCGCTGCCGGTCCGCAACGTCAACCGCACGGTCGGCACGATGCTCGGGCACGAGGTCACCAAGCGCTACCACGGTGCCGGACTGCCCGACGACACGATCGACGTGACGCTCACGGGCTCGGCCGGCCAGTCGTTCGGCGCGTTCCTGCCACGCGGCATCACGCTGCGGCTCTTCGGCGACGCGAACGACTACGTCGGCAAGGGCCTGTCGGGCGGGCGGATCGTGGTGCGCCCCGACCGCAACGCGGTGCTCACCGGCGAGAACAACGTCGTCGCGGGCAACGTCATCGGGTACGGAGCCACCGGCGGGGAGATCTTCCTGCGCGGGCTCGTCGGCGAGCGCTTCGGCGTGCGCAACTCGGGTGCGTCGCTCGTCGTCGAGGGCGTGGGCGACCACGGCTGCGAGTACATGACGGGCGGCACCGTGCTCGTGCTCGGCACGACGGGCCGCAACTTCGCCGCGGGCATGTCCGGCGGCACGGCGTACGTCCTCGACCTCGAGCCGGCGCTCGTGAACACGGCCTCGGTCAAGAGCGGCGAGCTCACGCTCGCGCCGCTCGACGACGAGGACGCCGCGGTCGTCGAGACGCTGCTGCGCCGGCACCACGCCGAGACGGACTCGCCGGTCGCGGCGGAGCTGCTCGCGGACCTCGACGCGACGCGCACCCGCTTCACGCGCGTCCTGCCGAGCGAGTACGCGCGGGTCCGCCGCGCGCTCGCGCAGGCCGAGGCCGACGGGCTCGACCCGGCGGCGCCGGGAGTGTGGGACCAGATCCTGGAGGTGGCACGTGGCTGACCAGCGAGGCTTCCTCAAGGTCCGGGACCGCGAGCTCCCGCCGAGCCGCCCCGTCCCGGTCCGGCTCATGGACTGGCGCGAGGTGCACGAGCACCGCACCGCGGACGGCACCGCCGTCGACGAGGCGATGCTGCACCGCCAGGCGGGCCGCTGCATGGACTGCGGCATCCCGTTCTGCCACAACGGCTGCCCGCTCGGGAACCTGATTCCCGAGTGGAACGACCTCGTGTGGCGGGGTCAGTGGGCCGACGCGTCCGAGCGCCTGCACGCGACGAACAACTTCCCGGAGTTCACGGGGCGCATCTGCCCGGCGCCGTGCGAGTCGAGCTGCGTGCTCGGCATCAACCAGCCGCCGGTCACGATCAAGAACGTCGAGGTCTCGATCATCGACGAGGCGTTCGACCGCGGCTACGTGACACCGCAGGTGCCCCAGCGGCTCACGGGCTTCACGGTCGCGGTCGTCGGCTCGGGCCCCGCCGGGCTCGCCGCCGCGCAGCAGCTCACGCGCGCCGGCTACACGGTCGCGGTGTACGAGCGCGACGACGAGATCGGCGGGCTCCTGCGCTACGGCGTCCCCGACTTCAAGCTCGAGAAGCACCACATCGACCGCCGGCTCAAGCAGATGAAGGCCGAGGGCACGCGGTTCCGCCCGGGCGTCGAGATCGGTCGCGACATCACGTGGGACCAGCTGCACAGCCGGTTCGACGCGATCGTCGTCGCGACCGGCGCGACCGTCCCGCGCGAGCTGTCGCTGCCCGGGCGCGAGCTCGAGGGCGTGCACGTCGCGATGGACTACCTGCACCAGGCCAACGCCGTGGTCGCGGGCAAGGAGGTCACCGACCAGATCACGGCGACCGGCAAGCACGTCGTCATCATCGGCGGCGGCGACACCGGGTCCGACTGCCTCGGCACGGCGCTGCGCCAGGGGGCGGCGTCGGTCACGACGCTCGCGATCGGCAAGCAGCCGCCCACCGAGCGCCCCGAGAACCAGCCGTGGCCCACGGACCCGCTGGTCTTCGAGGTCTCGAGCTCGCACGAGGAGGGCGGCGAGCGCACGTACCTCGCCTCGACCGTCGCGTTCGTGGGCGGCGAGGGCGACGACGCCCGGCACGTGCGGGGGCTGCGCCTCGCGACGACCGAGTACCTGCCCGACGGCCGCCGCGTGCCGGCGTCCGGCACGGAGCGGGACGTCCCGGCCGACCTCGTGCTCATCGCCATGGGCTTCACGGGCCCGGAGACCGACACGCTCGTCTCCCAGGCCGGGACCGAGCTGACGTCGCGTGGGCTCGTGCAGCGCACGGACGACTTCGCCTCGTCCGTGCCGGGCGTCTTCGTGGCCGGCGATGCCGGACGCGGGCAGTCGCTCATCGTGTGGGCCATCGCGGAGGGGCGCGCCGCGGCCGCGGCCGTCGACCGGTTCCTCTCGGGTGGCACGGAGCTCCACGCGCCGGTCACCGCGGGGACGGTGGCGCTGCGGCCCTGAAGTGCCTCCCACGTCGCCGCGGTGCTCACGGAGCGGGCCCGGGACGTCGGTCCCCATCCCGTCCCCCACGAAGGGCCTAGGTTTCCCGATGCGCGCTCACCGCTCGGCGACGCGCGCCTGCGTGACCCGTGAACCGTCCCCAGCGCGCGACCGGGCCACCGTGCCCGGCCGCACCGCCCGAGCGCGGCGACGGAGCCGTGCGGGGTGGGGGACCCGACCAGTGGAGGTGCACCGTGGCTGACCCCCGCGGCTTCATGAAGACGCGGGAGCGCGAGCTCCCGACGAACCGGCCGGTGCCCGTCCGGATCCTCGACTGGGCGGAGGTGCACGAGCACCGCGCGGGCGACCCGGACGACCTCGCGATGCTGCACCGGCAGGCCGGGCGCTGCATGGACTGCGGGGTCCCGTTCTGCCACAACGGCTGCCCGCTCGGGAACCTGGTGCCGGACTGGAACGACCTGGTGTGGCGCGGGCGGTGGGAGGAGGCCGCGGAGCGCCTGCACGCGACGAACAACTTCCCCGACTTCACCGGCCGCCTGTGCCCGGCGCCGTGTGAGTCGAGCTGCGTGCTCGGCATCAACCAGCCGCCCGTGACGATCAAGAACGTCGAGGTCGCGATCGCCGACGAGGCGTTCGACCGGGGGTACGTGGTCCCTCAGGTCCCGCAGTGGCTCACGGGCAAGACCGTCGCGGTCGTCGGCTCCGGCCCCGCCGGGCTCGCCGCCGCGCAGCAGCTGACCCGGGCCGGGCACACCGTCGCGGTGTACGAGCGGGCCGACCGCGTCGGTGGGCTGCTCCGCTACGGGATCCCCGAGTTCAAGATGGAGAAGAAGCACGTCGACCGTCGCCTGGCGCAGATGGAGGCCGAGGGCACGCGGTTCCGCCCGGGCGTCGAGGTCGGTGTCGACGTCACGGGCACCGAGCTGCGCGAGAGCTACGACGCGGTCGTGCTCGCGGTCGGCTCGACGACACCGCGCGACCTGCCCGTGCCCGGGCGGGCGCTGGGCGGGGTCCTGCAGGCGATGGAGTACCTGCCGCCCGCCAACCGGGCCGCCGTCGGCGACGCCGTCGAGGGCCAGGTGCTCGCGACGGACAAGGACGTCATCGTGATCGGCGGCGGGGACACCGGCGCCGACTGCGTCGGGACCGCGATCCGCCAGGGTGCCCGCTCGGTGACCCAGCTCGAGATCATGCCGCGCCCCCCGCACGAGCGCCCCGAGGCGCAGCCGTGGCCGACGTACCCGATGCTGTACCGGGTGGCGAGCGCGCACGAGGAGGGCGGCGAGCGCGTCTACGCGGTCAGCACCCAGGAGCTCGTGGGCGACGACGCGGGCGACGTGCGCGCGATCCGGCTCGTCGACGTCGAGCTCGTCGACGGGCGGTTCGGGCCCGTCGAGGGCACCGAGCGCGAGGTCCCGGCGCAGCTCGTGCTCCTGGCGATGGGCTTCACCGGCCCGGAGCAGGGTCCGCTGCTCGACCAGCTCGGGGTCACGGTGACCCCGCGCGGCGTCGTCGGCCGGTCCGAGGACTTCGCCACGGACGTCCCCGGCGTCTTCGTGGCCGGCGACGCGGGCCGCGGCCAGTCGCTCATCGTGTGGGCGATCGCCGAGGGCCGCGCCGCGGCCGCCGCGGTCGACGCCTACCTCTCGGGGAGCACCGAGCTCCCCGCCCCGGTCACCGCCAGCACGGTGGCGCTCCGCCCCTGACCCCTCCCGGACCGTCGCTACCGCTGCTCCGTCCGGGGCTGCGGGACGTTCGGTCCACACCCTGTCCCGAAGGAAAGGCCTAGGCTTCACCCATGCGTAGAGCGAAGATCGTCTGCACCATCGGTCCCGCGACCGAGTCCCCCGAGCAGATCCAGGCGTTGGTCGACGCCGGCATGGACGTGGCTCGGCTGAACCGGAGCCACGGTGACACCGAGGTGCACCAGCGCGTGTACGACAACGTGCGTGCCGCCGCCCAGGCCTCCGGCCGGTCGGTCGCCGTGCTCGTCGACCTCCAGGGCCCCAAGATCCGCCTCGGCCGTTTCGCCGAGGGCAAGCACGAGCTCGCCGTCGGCGACACCTTCACCATCACGACCGAGGACGTCCCCGGCACCAAGGAGCTCGTCTCCACGACCCACAAGGGCCTGCCGAACGACGCGCGCGTCGGCGACCCGATCCTCATCGACGACGGCCGTGTGCTCGTCCGCATCACCGACGTCGACGGCCCCCGCGTCGTCACGCGCGTCGAGGTGGCCGGCCCGGTCTCCAACAACAAGGGCCTCAACCTCCCGGGCGTCGCCGTGTCGGTGCCCGCGATGAGCGACAAGGACGAGGCCGACCTGCGCTGGGCGCTGCGCACCGGCGCCGACATCATCGCGCTGTCGTTCGTCCGCAACGCCTCCGACTACGACGACGTCCGCCGCATCATGGAGGAGGAGGGCCGCGTCCTCCCCGTCATCGCCAAGATCGAGAAGCCGCAGGCCGTCGAGAACCTCGTCGAGATCATCGACGCGTTCGACGGGATCATGGTCGCCCGCGGCGACCTGGGCGTCGAGCTCCCGCTCGAGCAGGTCCCGCTCGTCCAGAAGCGTGCGGTCGAGCTGGCCCGTCGCGCCGCGAAGCCGGTCATCGTCGCGACGCAGGTGCTCGAGTCGATGATCTCGGCCCCGCGTCCGACGCGCGCCGAGGCCTCGGACTGCGCCAACGCGGTGCTCGACGGCGCCGACGCGGTCATGCTCTCGGGCGAGACCAGCGTGGGCGACTACCCGATCGAGGCCGTGCGCACGATGGCGCGGATCATCGAGAACACCGAGGAGCTCGGCCGGGAGCGCATCGCGCCCCTCGGCTCGACGCCCCACACGCGCGGTGGCGCCATCACGCGTGCCGCCGCGGAGATCGGCGAGACGCTCGGGGTCAAGTACCTCGTGACGTTCACGCAGTCGGGCGACTCGGCGCGGCGCATGTCGCGCCTGCGCTCGGGCATCCCGCTGCTCGCGTTCACGCCCGAGACGCACGTGCGCAACGTCCTGTCGCTGAGCTGGGGCGTGCAGACGTACGAGGTCTCGCAGGTCGAGAGCACCGACGCGATGGTCAAGCTCGTCGACGCGACGCTGCGCGCCAACGGGCTCGCCGAGCTCGGTGACTACGTGGTCGTCGTCGCGGGCGCGCCGGTCGGGGTCGTCGGCTCGACGAACTCGATCGTCGTGCACAAGATCGGCGACGAGGAGTCGACGTCGGGCCGCGTCGCCTGACGCGCACGCACGCACGCCGCGGGCCCCGGAGGATCACCTCCGGGGCCCGCGGTGCGTCCGGCGCCGGTCGGCCGGTCAGCGCGTCGGCCGGTCAGCGCGCGGGCACGTGCCGCAGCGCGGGGCCCGTGTAGTGGCTCAGCGGGCGGATGAGCGCGTTGTGCGCGAGCTGCTCGCGGACGTGCGCGGTCCAGCCGACGACGCGGCTCGCGGCGAACAGCGGCGTGAACGTCGGGGTGTCGAAGCCCATGAGGTGGAACGCCGGCCCGGTCGGGTAGTCGAGGTTCGGCAGGATCCCGGTGCGGGTCCGCATCTGCTCCGCGAGGGCGTCGTAGAGCGCGAGCAGGTCGGGCCGGTCCGCGTGCGCGACGAGGCGGTCGAGCGCCTGCTTCATCGTCGGCACGCGGGAGTCGCCGTGGCGGTACACCCGGTGGCCGAACCCCATGACCTTGTGGTGCGCGCCGAGCAGCTCGTCGAGCCACGGCCCGACCCGGTCCGCGGTCCCGATCTCGGCGAACGTCGCCATGACGGCCTCGTTCGCGCCGCCGTGCAGGGGGCCCTTGAGCGCGCCCACCGCGCCGGTGACGGCCGAGTGCAGGTCGGACAGGGTCGAGGCGATGACGCGGGCGGCGAACGTCGAGGCGTTGAACGAGTGCTCGGCGTACAGGACCATCGACGTCTCGAAGGCGTCGACGACGACGTCCTCGGGCACGTCGCCGAACGTCCGGGCGAGGAACGCGGCGGACCAGCCGAGGTCGTCGCGGGGGTCGAGCGGCTCCTCGCCCCGGCGGCGGCGCTGGTCGAGCGCGACGACGCCCGGGAGCTGGGCCAGCAGACGGACCGAGCGCCGCAGGTCGGCGTCGGGGGAGCGGTCGTCGGGCTCGGGGTCGTGCGCGCCGAGGACGCTCACCGCGGTGCGGACCACGTCCATCGGGTGGGCGCTCAGCGGGAGCGAGCGCACGGCGTCGACGAGGGCGCCGGGGAGCTCGCGGGCCGCCCGCTCCTGCGTCTCGAGCGCCGCGAGCTCCACGGCGTCCGGAAGCTCGCCGTGCCACAGCAGGTACGCGACCTCCTCGAACGAGCAGGACGCGGCGAGCTCCTGGACGGGGTAGCCGCGGTACAGCAGCGAGCTGCTCGCCTCGTCGACCGACGAGATCGCGGTCTCGTCGACCACGACGCCCGCGAGGCCACGGTGCAGCTCGGGCGGGGCGGGGTGGTCGGGCGCGGGCTGGTCGGGTGCCTGGTGGGCGGTGGTCGGGTCGCTCGTCATCCGGGTGCCTCCATCGTCGTTGACGGGGTCGGGGTCGTGCGTGGCGCCGGGGTGTCCGGCCTGCCGGGTGGTGCGGGAGTGGTGCAGGGAGCGGTGGTGCGGGTGGTGCGGTGACGCGCCGTGCGGGTGGTGCCGGTCGGCGGTGCGGTCCTAGAGCGTGAAGTCGTACACCCCCTCGTCGAAGCGTCCGTAGCCCGCGTAGTCGACGAGGTCGTAGAGCTCGGCGCGCGTCTGCATCGCGTGCACCACGCCGGCCTGGGTGCCGGTCGCGAGGATCTCGTCGAGCCCGCGCTCGGCGGCGCCCATCGCGAGGCGCAGGAGCGTCACCGGGTAGAGCGCGATGGCGTACCCGAGCTCCGCGAGCCGGTCCGTGGTCAGGAGCTCGCCCTTGCCGAACTCGGTCAGGTTGGCGAGCAGCGGGACGTCGACCGCGGCGCGGAACGCCGCGAGCTCGTCCTCCCCGAGCAGCGCCTCGGGGAACAGCGCGTCCGCCCCCGCTTCGACGAGCGCCTGCCCCCGCTCGATCGCGGCGTCGAGCCCGTGCACCGCGCGCACGTCGGTGCGGGCCATGATCAGGAAGTCGGGGTCGCGCCGGGCCTCGACGGCCGCGCGGATGCGCTGCACCGCCGTCGCCTCGTCGACCACCTGCTTGCCGTCGAGGTGGCCGCAGCGCTTCGGGTTGACCTGGTCCTCGATGTGGCAGCCGGCGACCCCTGCGTCCTCGAGCGCCTGCACGGTGCGCGCGACGTTCATCGGCTCGCCGAAGCCCGTGTCGGCGTCGACGAGCGTCGGCAGGTCGGTCACCCGCGCGATCTGGCCGGCGCGCTGGGCCACCTCGGTCGCGGTCGTCAGGCCGATGTCCGGCAGCCCGAGGTCGGCGGCGACGACGGCCCCCGAGACGTAGACGGCGTCGAAGCCCTTGGCCTCGATGAGCCGGGCCGAGAGCGGGTTGAACGCG
The Cellulomonas sp. NS3 DNA segment above includes these coding regions:
- the pyk gene encoding pyruvate kinase, with the translated sequence MRRAKIVCTIGPATESPEQIQALVDAGMDVARLNRSHGDTEVHQRVYDNVRAAAQASGRSVAVLVDLQGPKIRLGRFAEGKHELAVGDTFTITTEDVPGTKELVSTTHKGLPNDARVGDPILIDDGRVLVRITDVDGPRVVTRVEVAGPVSNNKGLNLPGVAVSVPAMSDKDEADLRWALRTGADIIALSFVRNASDYDDVRRIMEEEGRVLPVIAKIEKPQAVENLVEIIDAFDGIMVARGDLGVELPLEQVPLVQKRAVELARRAAKPVIVATQVLESMISAPRPTRAEASDCANAVLDGADAVMLSGETSVGDYPIEAVRTMARIIENTEELGRERIAPLGSTPHTRGGAITRAAAEIGETLGVKYLVTFTQSGDSARRMSRLRSGIPLLAFTPETHVRNVLSLSWGVQTYEVSQVESTDAMVKLVDATLRANGLAELGDYVVVVAGAPVGVVGSTNSIVVHKIGDEESTSGRVA
- the gltB gene encoding glutamate synthase large subunit, encoding MPTSPVSHGALRAPSSQGLYDAAAERDACGFAFVATLRGTPGRDIVDAGLTALLNLDHRGAVGAEENSGDGAGILTQIPDAFLRDVVDAELPPAGHYAIGMAFLPVDADEQSAAVRAIEAIAVEEKLDVLAWRDIAVTPELVGPTARGSMPVFRQLVVADPSRELAGVDLDRRAFRLRKRAEREVDVYFASLSARTLAYKGMLTPGQLEPFFADLSDPRYASELALVHSRFSTNTFPSWPLAQPFRLLAHNGEINTVRGNRNWMAAREGTLASEALGDLAPLLPICTPGGSDSGSFDEVLELLHLAGRSLPHAIMMMIPEAWENHAQMDPARRAFYEYHSTLMEPWDGPAAMTFTDGTLVGSVQDRNGLRPGRFWVTEDGLVVMASEAGVLDIDPATVVRKGRLEPGKMFLVDTGQGRIIEDSEIKAQLAAQRPYDEWMREHSVSLDQLPEREHVAHSAASVRRRQRAFGYTEEELKIILSPIAATGAEPLGAMGSDTPVAVLSSRPRLLFDYFTQMFAQVTNPPLDAIREELVTSIGGAIGPEPNLLDDTPLHARKLMLPFPVIDNDELAKIVRIDKDPRLAGIFRAITVRGLYRVDGGGAALEARLEEIFAEVDAAVANGVSFIVLSDRDGDADLAPIPSLLLSSAVHHHLLRRHTRTQVSLVVEAGDVREVHHVALLIGYGAAAVNPYLAMETVEDLARSAYVPGVEPEQAVKNLIKALGKGVLKVMSKMGISTIASYRGAQVFEAIGLSAALVDRYFAGTTSRLGGIGLDVIAAEVAARHADAYPASGNRLPHQRLAVGGEYQWRRDGEDHLFDPETVFRLQHATRTRQFDVFRQYSDRVNEQASRLMTMRGLLTFKEGARPPVPLEEVEPASEIVKRFSTGAMSYGSISAEAHETLAVAMNQLGAKSNTGEGGEDAERLHDPVRRSAIKQIASGRFGVTSEYLTNADDIQIKLAQGAKPGEGGQLPGHKVYPWVAKTRHSTPGVGLISPPPHHDIYSIEDLAQLIHDAKNANPSARVHVKLVSEFGVGTVAAGVAKAHSDVVLISGHDGGTGASPLTSLKHAGTPWEIGLAETQQTLVLNNLRDRVVVQVDGQLKTGRDVLVGALLGAEEFGFATAPLVVSGCIMMRVCHLDTCPVGVATQNPELRARFNGRPEFVVNFFEFIAEEVRELLARLGFRTLLEAVGHVEMLDTRPVIDHWKAAGLDLSPVLAVPEPEPGSALHNTQGQDHGLERALDNQFIALAGDALERGEPVRIALPVRNVNRTVGTMLGHEVTKRYHGAGLPDDTIDVTLTGSAGQSFGAFLPRGITLRLFGDANDYVGKGLSGGRIVVRPDRNAVLTGENNVVAGNVIGYGATGGEIFLRGLVGERFGVRNSGASLVVEGVGDHGCEYMTGGTVLVLGTTGRNFAAGMSGGTAYVLDLEPALVNTASVKSGELTLAPLDDEDAAVVETLLRRHHAETDSPVAAELLADLDATRTRFTRVLPSEYARVRRALAQAEADGLDPAAPGVWDQILEVARG
- a CDS encoding glutamate synthase subunit beta — translated: MADPRGFMKTRERELPTNRPVPVRILDWAEVHEHRAGDPDDLAMLHRQAGRCMDCGVPFCHNGCPLGNLVPDWNDLVWRGRWEEAAERLHATNNFPDFTGRLCPAPCESSCVLGINQPPVTIKNVEVAIADEAFDRGYVVPQVPQWLTGKTVAVVGSGPAGLAAAQQLTRAGHTVAVYERADRVGGLLRYGIPEFKMEKKHVDRRLAQMEAEGTRFRPGVEVGVDVTGTELRESYDAVVLAVGSTTPRDLPVPGRALGGVLQAMEYLPPANRAAVGDAVEGQVLATDKDVIVIGGGDTGADCVGTAIRQGARSVTQLEIMPRPPHERPEAQPWPTYPMLYRVASAHEEGGERVYAVSTQELVGDDAGDVRAIRLVDVELVDGRFGPVEGTEREVPAQLVLLAMGFTGPEQGPLLDQLGVTVTPRGVVGRSEDFATDVPGVFVAGDAGRGQSLIVWAIAEGRAAAAAVDAYLSGSTELPAPVTASTVALRP
- the lgt gene encoding prolipoprotein diacylglyceryl transferase, which gives rise to MTSVASVLAAVPASVLPASIPSPPASVWYLGPFPLRAYALAILAGIVAAVLITRRRWVERGGAADDVLEIAFWAVPFGIVGGRVYHVLSSPDAYFGPGGDPWRAVAIWEGGLGIWGAVALGAVGAWIGCRRQGVRLAPFADALAPGLLVAQAVGRLGNWFNQELFGGPTTLPWGLQIDDAHLPAGYDPGTLFHPTFLYELLWNLAAAAVLVVLDRRLRLGHGRVFWLYVVLYTAGRLWIELLRIDPAETIGPFRLNVWTSIIVGLGALVAFVVVGRRHPGRETTLLLDPPAPQEHEESSPTTDR
- a CDS encoding glutamate synthase subunit beta, with the protein product MADQRGFLKVRDRELPPSRPVPVRLMDWREVHEHRTADGTAVDEAMLHRQAGRCMDCGIPFCHNGCPLGNLIPEWNDLVWRGQWADASERLHATNNFPEFTGRICPAPCESSCVLGINQPPVTIKNVEVSIIDEAFDRGYVTPQVPQRLTGFTVAVVGSGPAGLAAAQQLTRAGYTVAVYERDDEIGGLLRYGVPDFKLEKHHIDRRLKQMKAEGTRFRPGVEIGRDITWDQLHSRFDAIVVATGATVPRELSLPGRELEGVHVAMDYLHQANAVVAGKEVTDQITATGKHVVIIGGGDTGSDCLGTALRQGAASVTTLAIGKQPPTERPENQPWPTDPLVFEVSSSHEEGGERTYLASTVAFVGGEGDDARHVRGLRLATTEYLPDGRRVPASGTERDVPADLVLIAMGFTGPETDTLVSQAGTELTSRGLVQRTDDFASSVPGVFVAGDAGRGQSLIVWAIAEGRAAAAAVDRFLSGGTELHAPVTAGTVALRP